From the Agromyces laixinhei genome, the window CCGCGATCGCGTTGTCGGCGGCACGCCATTCAGCCTCCGTGCCGACTCTGTCGACGACATCGCCCAGGTGGGCGACGAACGGGATGTTGAGTTCATCGCGGTGCTCGGCAAGCCACTCGGTCTGCGTCTCGAACGGGTCGCTGCCGTACCTCGGCATGAACTGGTCGGCGGAGTACCGGGAGTAGAACTGGGTGTCGGGCAGCACGGCGAGGGTGAATCGCGCCGCCAGATCCGCCTCCTCGGCCGAGGCTGCGACCGTGGGAACGGCGAACGACGCGCCCAGGGTCGCAGTCGCCACGAAAGCGGCGGCGATCCGCCCCCATCGACGACGAGGTGCAGCGGGCGGACGGTCGGGTGGTGCGAGGCTCACAAGTGCTCCAATCAGTGGAACGTACGTCGCCGCCGGTCGTCCGGCGGCGACGTACACATTTGTGAAGACAAGTGAACGTTTCCCGTCCTCCCCGCGAACCCCCGGCGAACGCGACACGACGCTGCGGGGGCATCGACTCCTCAGGCCGAGCGCTGCCCGGCGAAGAACGCCCTGATGTCGCCGGCCACGAGTTCTGGGCGCTCGAGGGCTGCGTAGTGGCCGCCCTCTTCGAACCGGCTCCAGTGCACGATGTTCGAGTTGTCACGCTCGGCGAAGACCTTGATCGTCTGGAAGTCGTCCTTGAAGACCGCGACACCGGTGCGCGCGCTGCTCACCTGCGGCTCGTCCTCGGCACGGGCGTTGTCGAGGTAGCTGCGGCTCATACCCGCAGCGGCATTTGCGAACCACGTGACGCTGACCTCGACGAGGATCTGCTCGAGCGTGACGAGCGAGGTGCCGTTGCCGAAGGAGTTGAACAGCTCGGAGTAGGCGAACAGACCGATCGGCGAGTCGCTGAGCCCCACCGCCACGGTCTGCGGGCGGCTCGCGTTCATCGTGTTGTAGCCGCCCACCGACTGGAACCACTGCATGTGCTCGAGCCCCGCGTAGTCCTGTGGTTCGAGGTGCTCGAACTCTGCGGGGTCGCCGCTCGGGAACGAGAAGAGCTGCAGCACGTGCAGGCCGAGGAAGCCCTCGGGGTCGAGGAGCCCGAGCTCACGGGCGACGAGCGCGCCGTTGTCGGAGCCGTGGATGCCGTACTCGGAATATCCGAGCCGACGCATGAGCTCGTCGTAGACGCGGGCGACGCGAGCGGTGGTCCAGCCGGGCGCGGCGACCGGGTTCGAGAAGCCGAACCCCGGGGCATCCGGAATCACGAGGTCGAAGGCGTCTTCGGCGCGGCCGCCGTGCGCGACCGGGTCGACGAGCAGGTCGATGAGGTCGAGGTAGTCGACGGATGACCCGGGGTAGGTGTGCGCGAGCAGCAGCGGTGTCGCATCGGGGTGAGGCGAGCGCACGTGGATGAAGTGGATGCGCTGGCCGTCGACGTCGGTCGTGAAGTGGGGCACGGCGTTGATGCGTGCCTCGGCCGCGCGCCAGTCGAGCCCGCGCCAGGCCTCGACGGCCTCGCGGAGGTAGGAGTTCGGGGTGCCGGTGTCCCAGTCGTCGGCGGGAGCAGGCTGGGGCAGGCGGGTGCGCGCGAGCCGTTCCATGAGGTCGTCGACGTCGGCCTGGGGCACGTCGACGGTGAACGGGCGGATCTCGGTGGAAGAGGTGGTGTTCGTCATGTCTTCGACGGTACGGTGTATATAGGAACGTTCAGTTCCTAATGATCGAACGGGTCTGCACGATGTCCGATACCGCCGCACGGCTGCTCTCGCTGCTCGCCCTGCTGCAGTCCCGCCCCGACTGGACGAGCGCTGAACTCGGCGCCAGGCTCGGCGTGACCCCGCGCACCATCCGCAACGACATCGATCGCCTGCGCGAACTCGACTATCCCGTCGACGCGACCCGCGGCGCTGCGGGCGGCTACCGGCTCGGCGCGGGCGCGAAGCTGCCGCCGCTGCTGCTCGACGACGAGGAGGCGGTCGCCGTGGCGATCGGACTGCGGGTCGCGACGGGCATCTCGGGCGTCGAGGAGTCGAGCACCCGCGCTCTCACGAAACTCGAACAGATGCTGCCGTCGCGGCTCCGGCCGACGGTCGAGGCGCTCGCGACGGTGATCGAGCGGGCGCCCGAGAACAACGACACGGATGCCCCCGACCCCGAGGTCGATGCGGCGGTGCTCACAGCCGTGGCGAGCGCCATCCGCGGGGCCGAATGGATCAGGTTCGACTATCAGGGCACCGCGCGCCTCGTGGAGCCGTATCGCCTGCTGAGCTGGGCTCGGCGCTGGTACCTCGTGGGCCGCGACCCGGCAAGCGGGGAGTGGGGCACGTTCCGAGCCGACTGGATCGAACCGCGCATGCCGACGCGACGCCGTTTCGAGCCGGCGACGGTGCCCGGCGGCGACTACACGGCGTTCGCGATGCGGTCGATCGCCGAGAGTGGTTGGAAGGTTCATGCGCGTCTGCGGATCGCGGCGTCGGCGAGCGCGGTGCTCGCGCGCATCCATCACGCGGTCGGCGTCGTCGAGGCCGTCTCCGAGACCGAGTCCGTGCTCGTCACGGGCGCCGACTCGCTCGACACCATCGCCGCCTACATCGGCATGCTGGGCATGGACTTCACCGTCGAATCGCCCGATGAACTGCGATCACTGCTCAAGACGTACAGCGAACGCTACGCGAGAGCAGCAGGCACGCCCGCGTGAGGCGGCGACCCGGCCGAACGATTCAGCGGCACGCCTTCGAACGCTCGATGAGCTCGTCGGGAGGGTGGCCGTAGAGCCACTCGCCGTTGCCGTTGGGGTCGGTGTGACCCAAGCCGATCGCCCAGGCGGTGGCCCATGGCTCGTTGTTGTTCGCGTACTCGCCGACGAGGTCGAGGCACTTCGAGGTGATCGCATGACCGACCTCGTGCGTGACGAGAGCGACGATGGTGGGGTCGCCCCAGCGCTCGGCGATGCTGTTCGAGAGGGTGATCGTCGAGAGGCCGCCTTCCCAGGTGTCCCAGGTCGCGGTGCCGCCGGCCGAGCCGTTCTCGCCGTAGCCGATGACGATCGGCGCCCAGTCGAACTCGAGCAGCACGCCGCCCGCGATCGACCGTGCATAGGCTTCGACGGCGACGCGGCGGTCGTACAGCGGGCCGGCCTTCTCGGCCTCTTCGGCGGCATGGGTCGACTGCAGTGCGTTCGCCGCCGCGACGTACTGATCGATGCGCGCGGCGGCGTCGTGGTCCCACGTCGTGGCACTCGCGAGCTCTTCGACGGTGTTGCGGTACTCGATGCGCTCGATGTTGCGCGCGGACCCGTTGGCGGCCTCGATCGCAGCGGCGACCGGAGCGATGGCCGCGACGTATGCCACGCCGGCGTCGGCGGTCGAACGATCAGCCGACGCGAGGTCGGCGGCGTGCGCGCTCGACGCACGGGCCTCCGCGTCGAGGCGCTCGGTCTCAGCGGCGAGCAGATCCGAGGCGCGGTCGAGGTCGGCGAACCAGACGGGGCGGGGCAACGGCCGGGTCGGCTCGGCGAAGTCCGTGTGCGGTGCCGCCCCGATGACGGTGTCGAGGGTGCCGGCGGCGGTCGACAGCGCGGCCTTGGCCGTGGGGTCGACGAGGCCGTCGGGGGCGGCGAGCATCGAGGCCGCGATCTCCGCGCTCTCACCGGCATCCGCTTCGGCCAGTGCCGTCGACTCGCCGATCGCCGCCGCGTCGTCGACGGCGACCCGGTGGGCTGCCACCGCAGCGTCGAAGCGAAGATTCGCGATCGCACTCACGGCGAGGATTCCCGCCGCGACCAGGAGGAACAGGGCGATGCCGACCATCGTCCACGCGACGACCGAGCGCGAGCGGCGCGGGGTTCCGGGATCATCGGGCACCGCGAGGGCGGGGCCCGAGTCGAGGCTCACGGTCGGCGCGGATTCGGTGGTCACTCGTGAAGTATCGCCGCTCGGGCACGGATCGGGCAATCCGCACGATGATCTCGCGAGTTCCTGATTGTTCCCGATGCCGAGTGCGGCCTCACCGGCAGCTCTGCGAGAGTGCGATGGCTTCGGGTGAGGGCTGCCCGTAGTTGTTCACGCCGTTGCTCTCGTGGGTATACCCCATGCCGATGGCCCAGGCAGTTGCCCAGACCTCGTTGTTGGAGGCAAGGCCGTCGCCCATCAGGTCGTAGCACTTCGAGGTGATCGAGTGGCCGACCTCGTGCACGACGAGCGCCACCACTCCCGGGTCGCCCCACATCTCGGCGACGCTGTTGGAAAGCGTGATCGTCGAGAGCCCGCCGTCGGAGGTGTCCCACGTCGAGGTTCCCCCGTACGAGCCGCCGGTGCCGTATCCGTTCACGGTGGGCGCCCAGTCGAACTCGAGCAGCACGCCACCGGCGATCGACCGCGCGAACTCCTCGACCTGCTTTCGACGCTCGTAGAGCGGTCCGGCCTTCTCCGCCTCCTCTGCACCGTGCGATGCCTGAGCGGCGCTCGCAGCGGCGACATATGCGTCGATGCGCGCCGGGGCGTCGGAGCCCCAGCCCGCCCCCTCGAGGTCTTCCATGGCCAGACGCAGTTCGATGCGGTCGAGGTTGCGGGCCGAACCGGTGGCTGCGTCGATCGACGTCGCGATCGGCGGAACCATCGCGATGAAGTTCGTGCCGCTCGTCTGCGTGTGCACGACGGCATCCTGCACGACCTCGACGTGCTCGCGCGCGCCGATCGCCGCAGCCGCCAACCGCTCGGTGTCGGCCTCGAGTCCCTCGGTGGCGCGATCGAGGTCGGCGAACCACACCGGCCGATCGTGGCCCTCGGGTGCGGCCGCGGACTCGCGGTCGAGCTCTTCGCCGGCATCGATGGCTGCGGTGAGCTCTGCCGCTGCAACACCCAGGTCGCCCTGAGCTGTCGTATCGACGAAGCCGGCGGTGGTGTCGAGCAGATCTGCGGCGAGTGCACCTGTCGACGTCGCCTCTGCGACGGCCGCGTCGAGTTGCGAGTACGCGCCGGCGGCCACAGCTGTCGACTCGGCCTGATCGGCGACCGCTGCGTCGAACCGCGCGTTCGCCGCGGCGTGAACGACGAGGGTCGTCGCGCCGGCGATGAGGAAGACCGTGACGCCGACGACGATCAGGCCGATGGTGCGGGGCGAGCGGCCCGCGGGGGCCGATGAACCGGTGTCTGTTCGTGATGCGTTCGAATCGGGCGTGCTGGCTGCGTCGGCGTCGAAAGTCACCAGTGCAGTATGTCGGCCCCGTTCCGCTGAGACAAGCGGAATATGCGTTGCGAATCAAATGACTGGTTCACTTGACTGGGACGGATGACCCACAATACGCTTCCCTCCAATTGAGCAAGGAGGCTCCGATGGCGATCGATCATGC encodes:
- a CDS encoding epoxide hydrolase family protein — protein: MTNTTSSTEIRPFTVDVPQADVDDLMERLARTRLPQPAPADDWDTGTPNSYLREAVEAWRGLDWRAAEARINAVPHFTTDVDGQRIHFIHVRSPHPDATPLLLAHTYPGSSVDYLDLIDLLVDPVAHGGRAEDAFDLVIPDAPGFGFSNPVAAPGWTTARVARVYDELMRRLGYSEYGIHGSDNGALVARELGLLDPEGFLGLHVLQLFSFPSGDPAEFEHLEPQDYAGLEHMQWFQSVGGYNTMNASRPQTVAVGLSDSPIGLFAYSELFNSFGNGTSLVTLEQILVEVSVTWFANAAAGMSRSYLDNARAEDEPQVSSARTGVAVFKDDFQTIKVFAERDNSNIVHWSRFEEGGHYAALERPELVAGDIRAFFAGQRSA
- a CDS encoding helix-turn-helix transcriptional regulator, with amino-acid sequence MSDTAARLLSLLALLQSRPDWTSAELGARLGVTPRTIRNDIDRLRELDYPVDATRGAAGGYRLGAGAKLPPLLLDDEEAVAVAIGLRVATGISGVEESSTRALTKLEQMLPSRLRPTVEALATVIERAPENNDTDAPDPEVDAAVLTAVASAIRGAEWIRFDYQGTARLVEPYRLLSWARRWYLVGRDPASGEWGTFRADWIEPRMPTRRRFEPATVPGGDYTAFAMRSIAESGWKVHARLRIAASASAVLARIHHAVGVVEAVSETESVLVTGADSLDTIAAYIGMLGMDFTVESPDELRSLLKTYSERYARAAGTPA